The segment AGCTCTCAGCGCTGTGGCTCGCTCCCGTGCCATCGGCCAGCACAACGAACTGATGCGGTGGCAGGTCGGGGTGTCGGGTGTGCGAGGCCTTTTCCCATGGCTCGAGGTATCGCTGTTCTGTGGCCCTGTTACTGACAGCGTTGTTGTGCCCCAGCAGTATTCATCGGGCAGTTGTAGAGCAGCACTATTTGCAAAGGACCAGCCCTTTTTAACTAACACCATTTGTGTGATGGGAATAATAAAAGTGGGCAGGTAGAGAGATTGTTTCTTAACACCTTAATGTGTGACTCATGAACAGGTATATAGGTAGATAAACAGCAGATCTGTGTCAACGGTTACAGGTAATTTGATGACGAGTTCAATAAAGCAGTGTGTCTGTATCTGCTGGCATGAGGAATTTTCAGTGGACTTCACATGGGAGAGAAAGACAGTGTTGATGCAGTCCTGATGTCTGTCGCTAgtgtattttcacattttaatggAGGAATGTGAATAAAAACTGGTGGGTGGACACTTCTGTTCATATCCTGGCAATCTCACACTCAGAATTGCCTGACATTTCTACCGGTTTTGAATGCAGATAAAGTTTGATCACTGACACAGGAGGTGTATATGCTGctcttctgaaaaaggaaatgatgGTTGTATGCTCAGTGGTCTGTGTTCAGGAGTCTGCAGAAAAGAGATGGGGGTCTCTGGcaacattttctgcatttaatatTTACAGTTAATGTTATTCTGTAGTAAGTATGCTAGCAGCGCGTTGAGTTTGTTACCTTGTGCAGTATATACACAGATCTGCTTGATCTGCAGTCAGcaaaagaacatgaaaatcAAGCCAAGAAAGCTCGTTAGAGGCTGAAATTATGATGGGAGTGTgtgacacaaagcagaaaaaaatcctgttgtaGACATTGTGAAAAACAACAGTTTGGTGATGGATAGAAATACTTGTTGCCAGAATTATCCTTTCGGAGCTTTTTCAAATTGGAAATGAACAGTTTTGAACAAGATCAAAATAAGATTATAAATACTCTCAtgaaatactttgcagaaaaattCACTTGGTTTTGTGGAAGAGTGGATCCAGTACTATTGTCCAAACCTATAAGGGTTTGTCATCCAGAAGTGATTGATTACTTTGGGCAATGGAGCAAGGTTCACAATCTGATCAAAATCCTTCAGGTTTTGGCTGCTTCATGTAAGGAACTGCACTGGATATTTCCCCTAAATCTGAGCTGTCCTGTGGCAGAAGAATGTTGCGATTGGATTCAAAAGATTGGCACAGTTGTCAGAAATACTAAATCACTGCAATTGCAAAACTAGTAAGGTGAAGTATTCTTTTAAGAGTTTTTAgtgctttcaaattaaaatgatttaGCATCGGTTTAAGTTCTGTATAGGATTAGTGTGTTTTCAGTATGTAGTATCTACAATCTATAACTTAAACTCCCTTTGTATACCAGGTGTCATGTATTGAGGTTGAACTTTGATAACAGGTTGAATAGAGAAGAAGCAAGATTGCAAGGCAGATTATGTCAAGTGAGCTGGGAATATCTGAGTAATCATTGAACCAAAAAAAGACcgtaatgtttttttttaaaagcaaacaaatacatatgcatttGGCTTTAACCCACCACAAACAGCAATCCCATTTTATGTCACAATATATCAAAaacaaataattgttttgtaACAGACTTTGAAGTGTCTCATACTTTGTATCCTACAACTTACTGGTACAACATTTGGCCACTGAAGACTTGCAGTGTTCTGCGAATTTACTGCTGGAAAACTACACTCTGTTTTGTAGTGCTGCACTGTGTAGTTGGCAGCAGTTGCCGAGCAACTTCCAAACAGAAGCGTTTCAAGCTCTTATATGGCTTTTTTGCAGTACCAATGATTTAAAGCAGCCTTCTTCCTGAGTTTTACCAGTGTCTTGATTTCTGTTCCATTGATCTTAGAGTTATATCTAACTCACATGGAATTTAATTTAGTCTGTAAAAGTGTACTTAGCGTTAGAACTGCCTGGGAAGCAAAATGAACACAGTGATACTTGCAAGGTTACGCCAGTAAAACTCCCCATGAGGACAGCCTTATCCTAGAATAAGAATACATTTCTCAGATTGCTTATATCATGTTGCAAGTGTTATTAACTAAAACACAACCTCCCCCCCTCACAAACTGCTCTTCTCCTAGCATAGGAAGATGTAGACTCAGCTCTCTTAATTGGAATAAAACGTCCCCATGAGGATTTTAAATGGCATAATCAGTCCAGCAGCTTTTTTCCTGGAGGTCTTACACCTAAGACCATTTCTAACAAATCTGCACTGACTTGAAAAAGTATGAAATAGGACTGCTAATATAATAGTAGGATCTAATCAGCAGTGAACAGAGAAATGGTTATAGACATGGATCTGGGCATTTTATACTTCAGCAGAGACACATAATCTGAACATTGTACTTGAACTTCACAAACTTGAACTGTGACAAGCAGATATTCGGAGTACGTTGCAAATTGGAAGAATGCTTAATTCCCTTTGCCTTTGTTTAATTGTACTCGTGTACTTCATTTTAAGAGCAGTCATTCCTATTAttactttgtaattttttatgaCTGTTAAATACTTAATGGCTTTTCAAATATTACTGTTTCTATTTCTGTTAGACATGTGGTGCAGATCAGCTGAACAAATGTGTAATTGTTCTATGCTGGCTAAGTTATAGAGAAAGGGCTTTTAGTAGAAGACCAAACTTTACTAGACAAAATACTTAAAGCTGAATATGTTCAGTGAGTATGTAAGAAATCAAGAAGCATTTATATAATCTTTTGCCCACTCTCAAGGATTGTTATGATAAATCAAAATGTTCCGGTTAGTGTCCAGTTTTGGTTTTCTGGGAGACAGACTTCTGTCACTTTGAGTATAGAGGGGATGTAAGTGTACTCAGGGAAAACAGAGTCTTACAACTATGGGAAGTCATGCGTGTGTGAAAGTAGAAATCATAATTCTCTCCtgtactatttttttcagataagaaaGATCACACCTTGTGGAAACTGCACTTTATTTCAGGTATGTAAAGATGTCACACAGGAGCTGATCTGTCTTTAAACTCTCTTGCTTCTTCTGACAAGTGTTACTCCACCATAAGTCATAGTCTGTAAAAGACAAATATGGATAACTTGTTTTTTCATGTAGACTTCTGGAAATCTATTTCTAGCTAAATGTCTAGAAGTTTCTGTAGTTCATGTTTAAATCTGGTTTATTCcacaagaaaatacatataGAGTACCTGCCTATAAATAGGTGTATAACATTCATACCAAAAAgcgtgtagacatggcacttcaggccatggtctagtagacatggtggtgttgggttgacggttggactttATGTTCCTGGAGGTCTTTTtcaaccttaaagattctatgataaaGCTAAGGGTGGAACCCTGCTATAGTAATCTAGAGGAATTTATAAGATGTCTTTCTGCAACGCGCTCAGCTGCTAAAGCCTTTCACACTTCAGTGTCTAGAATTGGCTCCAGGGcagtaattaataaaaagatttgTAGAGCAGGATATATCAAATATATGAGCAGTGTTTAAAGGAGAGTCATCTAAGGCAATTGGTTTTAATATGAAACAGGAATAAAGGATACTAATAGTATTTTCCACTAACCTTGGTTAGTTTGAAATACTAAAATTCTGTATCTGCAGATTTAAGCACCTGTAAGGAATTCTGCAAGTAATGTAGTGATTTTGggggcaggatttttttttcaagatattGAGCCTACACCAAGAGCTAATCaacagagaacattttttttccttcagcattttgttAATATGCCATTGTTTTATAACACTTACCTCCACCATTTCACTTCCTTTAATTTCTTGCTCATGAGAGAATTTTTCTGATTTGCACACAAGCTTCCCATTTACCATGTTCACAGTACACTGTTGAAGcagatttcaaaataattaaaaaaatttagattttggGATTCAATTAGAATAAGTAGGGAACtacataaataagaaataaatgataCCAATGCTTGATAACCACATCTGCTAATTTAAACTGGAGACCAAGGCATTTTAATAAGAGTTTTAGAAGAAGCGTTTCTGTTTGTTGAAATGATAGAAATGTACGCTAATGGAAATGGTACAAACAAGTTTCACTCATAGAAGGAAACTGAAGTataaggatgaaaaaaagagatgcacCCATTCCTGAAATATATTACCTTTAGCTTTCTGCCATCCATAGTAGTAATGTCAGCCTCTTTTCCAAGCGTAAAGGAGTTAGTTACAGACTGTTTGGGTGTTTTTGATGTCACAACAAAGTCATCTCCTTTTTGTTGTATTTCAACAACAGGCTTAATATCTTTGGCGACTTTGATAATGTCATCTGACAAGGCtgtaaaaaaggcaaaaaaggacTTCTGTTATGAAGTAATGTGTTGATTTAAAATAGcacattctttttctgtgataaGGGTGCAAAAGATACAAACCAATAATTGAAAGTGATGTCCgagttaaaaaacaaagtctgtTTTGGATTCCTCACTTCTCTAGGGGCATATTGTTCCATTCTACCTAGTCTGTATAGATTTTGATACTATATTTATTAATCTTGTGTCAGAATATGTATTGTTTCTTTCAGTAACGGCTTGCCATATGATGGCATTTCTTCATGAAGAAAACCATGTGtgtattattttgtttccctGACCTCTTCCCAGGGAGATTGGAGGTGCGGATTGTCTGTCTAGTCAGAGCTGCAACAGTGCAAGTAACCTCAAACTACCTTATCAGGGTGTCTCTGGCATGATTTGAGAGTATCATCTTTAGCAATAGAGGGATTGGTTCAGGCATCATACTGTAGGACTAGGCTTTTCAACTATAACTGAGTTTTACTCTACTGAACGTCTCATATACATTTAAAACCTCCAATGTGAAAGTTTTGCCAAGATTGTCAAGAGGGTAagtgtatttttgtttaatgtagGCACCTACTAAGTCATAGCCACCAAGTCGATTCCTTACAGATTACTAAACAGCTATCACTAGTGCTATAGAAAGTGCCTGCATGACTAATAGCACATTGGAAATCTGTGTACATCATTGACAACTTGTTTCTAGATAAAGGTACTTATAAAGTTATGTGTTAATCAAAACAAGTTGATTTCTGATATACCTCTTTCATGAGGGACTCATGTTAAGACAGGGATTTGGGAGTTATCTCTAACCTTTCTACATTGATCTATAtgattttcagcttcttttaatttccaaattagACATTAGACTTATCTGGCAGGGGGTAGTTTGTCATGCAaacgacaacaacaacaaaaccagcatagaaatacagtaattaaaagTGTTATACAAAGTGTGTGTTCccattatttcagaaatagctAGACACTTACCAAGAGCTTTCAGAAACGCTTCATAGTTCTCTTGAGCGTAGACTTGCCAGGTTCCACTGAATGCCATTATCAATGTTATAATGCAGTTTAGGGCAGTGATGCTAGCAGGAAAGTGAGGGCTCTCCCTGGTCATTCAGATGCTATTTATGGAAAGGGAAAGGCCAGCCCAAACTGTGAGATGACTGGCTAATTATTAACCATGAAGTATCAATTATTAATCATTTATTTGTTCTTGATGATCATAACCTCTAGTTCATTCTGCTTTGTAGAAAGTCTTACCTTGACCAGCTGGTTTGAGATGTTATGTTTATTGTGGGTTACTGAACTTGGGTAATTATTCATAATTGTTGTAAAGTGTTGCATggattaatttgttttctttttgttcaaacGTCTATGTTTGATACATCTTTCGTGTTTTGGATAGAATTCTTCAGATAAAATGGCATAATTTACAATTGATGTGAGGTAATTACTGTCTTGCAGCAGGAACTTCCTAATTATCACACTATTCTCTACTATGGGCACTTGGACCTTAAATGGTGGGAATAAAATCCACAGctatttcttccaaaattatGGGCTTCCAAGTGCTTGAGGACAGGGAAAATTGTGTTGGGGTGGGGCAGTCGGTTATGATTTTACCCGGTAGATGTCAGTAATGTGTATCTAAATCTGTATtaaattcagtttgttttgttttgttttgttttttaattatcacTGCATACACAGAAGATTAAAGGTAAAATGAAACATGGAACTttggaaactgaaatgaaagaagtaaatggaatgtattatttttgttctcacCGATTGCACCAAGAATTCCTCACTCATTATAGTTATTGAGTGATATTCTTTGCTGTCTGTGCAAGCACGACTGTTGATTTTGGAAGACATTCATTAGATTATATGTCTTGCATATATATTGCttaattcaaataaaacatgtatCCCAGGGGTAGATGACCTTTCTAAGTTAACTTTTGTAACCCCATACTGGTCAgtaattctatttaaatataaaaccaatGCTgaaccttttcttaaaaattcacaacctttttttttagtctgtaattttaaggaaaattcacacacacagagccaaTTTTGTAATTACGTTTACATATGATAATACCTGAGTAGCAAGGATGAGGTACTGAAAATGAATAAGGCCGTATTTATGCATGGGGTGTAACACACGTGGCTCCAAAAGGTACGTGTTGATATTGGAGTTTTTCTAGGACATGATTCATCTGTTCTACCATAGAGTAATGTTAATGATGCCATCGGAAGGgcctgcttttcttcattcacTGTATGATAAATCTAGACAATTAGCTAAACTCTCtcactttttaataaattatatacatttaatttaatttcaataaTGTCTGAAATGTAACTGCCTTTGGTCAAATGATTGGCAATCCTGTACAGGATTGCTGTGCTCATTTATGTTGACACTGGGACAGCAGTGCCCTcaaataatgaggaaaaatactgctgttgTGAGGACAGTTTATACTAGTTTGTGGAGCAATGTAAGATGCTATTTTGCCAAATAAATGTGTTTAGCTGGATGGCTGTATTAGGAATACTATCACTTTTTTATCTCTTACTGACACAGTTTTACTGGTAGAAGTTGGGAGTGTAGCTGTGGCTTCAGAGCCGTTGAGAGGCCACACTTTTTCTACATCCAGAGTATCTAACATAACTAATAAAcctaaaaatctctttaattCTAAAGAATATAGGTGTTCAGTAGGATGAAAGGATCTGGGTCCACCTCCGTAGATGATCACTCAACCCTTTTGTGTAAACGTATTAGTGCATGTCAGTGTATATATAGAAGCTGAATGTGTTCCTCTGTAAAGAACCATGCCTTGAAAATGTCACTGCCTTGTTTTCTTCCCATATGGCTTAGGTTTGTAAAGGTCTGTACTTCAAGGCCCTGATTCAGCATGCAACTTAGGAAAATTCTTAACTTCCCACACACAGGCTGAGTGATTTCAGGATGGATGTACTCTACAACAGTGCTGAGATGTCACCAAGTTTaataatacacacacacaagcatttGTCAGCTACAAGATAATCAGTAACATATAGtgatttaatacaaaaaaaactCCACTGAAAGCCTGGTTCTCATATGTGAATCCTCTGGTATTTCCTCACACAGATTTACTAGGAAAGAGTTTCTCTGTAAGGTGAGCATGCATGtgaacacacacacgcacgAACTGTTTTCTAACAACTACCGAAACAAAAATAGTACAatattactaaaataaaaatagagacaTGAGCCTGAATTTTGGGGCACAGACACTGAAAGGAATCTGAAGGAGTTAAAAGTCCTTTTAAATTCAGTGAGACATAATTGACAAATTCATTTAGGCTTTTCCATTACAATCCCGCCTGGGGCTTGCTCTTCTCCCATTCCTATTGGTATCTCTCCGTGCTTATAGACACTGATAGTAACCTGCCCTGTTTCAGAACCATACTTATTCTTGACATAGatgctgtattttcctgtgtCTTCATTGCAGACTTTCTCTATGGTAATTGTAACGACTGCCCCCTTCACATCCATTTTGTAACGATCTTTAAAGATGATAACCTTCTCGTTTTTGAACCAAGTGATTTCTGGGTAAGGATCTCCAGAGACACAGCAAGTTAAACACAGGGTCTATTGTAAAACAGATAGCAGAAATAGATTATGAAGATATAAATGAGCATGGAAATTCAGTTGATgggaaatcaagaaaaataatccattcTCTTAGATTTTCAATAGGTGAGAATCCAGGATTGTCCACTCCTTTTCTTGATATCGTCCAGTACAATCAGGATTAACCTGACTGAATTCACTGGGCCTGACTCATATTTGTGCTACTGTCTTTTTATAGCTCTCTTACACTTTAAAGTGACACCTAAATAGGCACATGGTGAATTTGCAATGACTTTACAGGATTTTTATTCTGCCTGTGTATGAGTAAAGGGGAATGTGACTCAAAAATGTAAGCAGCAAGTTTATATGATGGGAAAATCAGGTCCAGCACTTAAAGGCCTTTGTCTATTCCTATGAAATGGGAAGACAACGGAAAGGATCTGGGTATGAAACAGACCTAGGAAGCAGTAACATCCGTAACCTGTGAAAAAGAGGTTTCTGTGCCACGGAGAGCACCTGTATGTGCAGAAGCACATGCATGTTTGGAAGCATCACCAACAATATAGGGGGCTGATACAAGTGTCGTGGAGAGTACCACTTCACACCTTAGGCAATTGCAGTAGCTCAGAAAAGCTGATGGGAACATACAGGAGGGGGAAACAAGTAGTTTTCTCCCCATCAGTTATTCTTCTATGTCTGTGCAAGGGCCAATTATATGAACAGTTACTCAATATTACCTTGTCCTCCATGATGGTGGCAACATCTGGCAGACCTTG is part of the Balearica regulorum gibbericeps isolate bBalReg1 chromosome 22, bBalReg1.pri, whole genome shotgun sequence genome and harbors:
- the LOC104634433 gene encoding fatty acid-binding protein, liver, with the translated sequence MTRESPHFPASITALNCIITLIMAFSGTWQVYAQENYEAFLKALALSDDIIKVAKDIKPVVEIQQKGDDFVVTSKTPKQSVTNSFTLGKEADITTMDGRKLKCTVNMVNGKLVCKSEKFSHEQEIKGSEMVETMTYGGVTLVRRSKRV